One Actinosynnema pretiosum DNA segment encodes these proteins:
- a CDS encoding winged helix-turn-helix transcriptional regulator has protein sequence MSSRECSIANALGVVGERWTLLALREVMIGFRRFDQIVRNTGVSRDVLAARLRKLVAAGVLERRRYEDHPPRYEYALTDSGRALQPVLQALMEWGDRFVTPGPPPAVWQHRCGHDLEVRPVCSHCGEEVAFTGVRPRRVGAVR, from the coding sequence ATGAGCAGCCGGGAGTGTTCGATCGCCAACGCGCTCGGGGTGGTCGGCGAGCGGTGGACGCTGCTGGCGCTGCGCGAGGTGATGATCGGCTTCCGCCGGTTCGACCAGATCGTGCGCAACACCGGGGTGAGCCGCGACGTGCTCGCCGCGCGGCTGCGCAAGCTCGTGGCGGCGGGCGTGCTGGAGCGCAGGCGCTACGAGGACCACCCGCCGCGCTACGAGTACGCGCTGACCGACTCGGGCCGGGCGCTGCAACCGGTGCTCCAGGCCCTGATGGAGTGGGGCGACCGCTTCGTGACCCCCGGCCCGCCGCCCGCGGTCTGGCAGCACCGCTGCGGCCACGACCTGGAGGTGCGCCCGGTGTGCTCGCACTGCGGCGAGGAGGTGGCGTTCACCGGGGTCCGGCCGCGCCGGGTGGGCGCGGTGCGCTGA
- a CDS encoding 1-deoxy-D-xylulose-5-phosphate synthase, producing MSDTTTRPPQPAPGGSFDLRALPPDELPGLAHRLRALLVHSVSRTGGHLGPNLGVVELTLALHRVFRSPTDRLVFDTGHQTYVHKMLTGRADLFGGLRRAGGLSGYPSRAESPHDLVENSHTSTALSYADGLARAARSRGEERHVVAVVGDGALTGGMAWEALNSIAVSDLPVVVVLNDNGRSYGPTAGAVGRHLAALRRGTAVSSVFADLGVRYLGPVDGHDIAELEAALASARDYRGPVVVHCLTRKGFGHPPAEQDEADHMHAIAPPSLPGGPEWTAVLGEHLVALGGTRPDLFCLTAAMLEQTGLGPFARRFPDRVLDTGIAEQHAVTCAAGLAMGGLRPVVALSSTFLPRALDQVLMDVALHRLPVALVLGRAGITGEDGPSQHGAWDLALLRGVPGLRVAAPRDATRLRELLEQAVDRDGPTALRFPQGPVGVDLDAVSRVGGVEVLHSASRRDALLVTVGSLAAQGVAAAVGLGGQGIGVTVCDPGWVLPVDPSLIALAAEHRVVVCAEDGVRAGGVGEAVAAALREAGLSRRVRVLGLPPEFLAHGSRSDILRLHGLDAAGIAEGVERFLDRSAA from the coding sequence ATGTCCGACACCACGACCAGGCCGCCCCAACCCGCGCCGGGCGGCTCCTTCGACCTGCGCGCCCTCCCGCCCGACGAGCTGCCCGGACTGGCCCACCGCCTGCGGGCGCTGCTGGTGCACTCGGTCAGCCGCACCGGCGGGCACCTCGGCCCGAACCTGGGCGTGGTGGAGCTGACGCTCGCGCTGCACCGGGTCTTCCGCTCCCCCACCGACCGGCTGGTGTTCGACACCGGCCACCAGACCTACGTGCACAAGATGCTCACCGGCCGCGCCGACCTGTTCGGCGGGCTGCGCCGCGCGGGCGGGCTGTCCGGGTACCCGAGCCGCGCCGAGTCGCCGCACGACCTGGTCGAGAACTCGCACACCTCCACCGCCCTGTCCTACGCCGACGGCCTGGCCCGCGCGGCCCGCTCGCGCGGGGAGGAGCGGCACGTGGTGGCCGTGGTCGGGGACGGGGCGCTGACCGGCGGCATGGCCTGGGAGGCGCTCAACAGCATCGCGGTGAGCGACCTGCCGGTCGTGGTGGTGCTCAACGACAACGGCCGCTCGTACGGGCCAACGGCGGGCGCGGTCGGGCGGCACCTGGCGGCGCTGCGCCGGGGCACGGCCGTGTCGTCGGTGTTCGCGGACCTGGGCGTGCGCTACCTGGGCCCGGTCGACGGCCACGACATCGCCGAGCTGGAGGCCGCGCTCGCCTCGGCCCGCGACTACCGGGGCCCGGTGGTGGTGCACTGCCTGACGCGGAAGGGCTTCGGGCACCCGCCCGCCGAGCAGGACGAGGCCGACCACATGCACGCGATCGCCCCGCCGTCGCTGCCGGGCGGTCCGGAGTGGACGGCCGTGCTCGGCGAGCACCTGGTGGCGCTGGGCGGGACGCGCCCCGACCTGTTCTGCCTGACCGCGGCGATGCTGGAGCAGACGGGCCTGGGCCCGTTCGCCCGCCGCTTCCCCGACCGGGTGCTCGACACCGGCATCGCCGAGCAGCACGCGGTGACCTGCGCGGCCGGGCTGGCGATGGGCGGGCTGCGGCCGGTGGTGGCGCTGTCGTCGACGTTCCTGCCGCGCGCGCTCGACCAGGTGCTGATGGACGTGGCGCTGCACCGGCTTCCGGTGGCGCTGGTGCTGGGCCGGGCCGGGATCACCGGCGAGGACGGGCCGAGCCAGCACGGGGCGTGGGACCTGGCGCTGCTGCGCGGCGTGCCGGGGCTGCGGGTGGCCGCGCCGCGCGACGCGACCAGGTTGCGGGAGCTGCTGGAGCAGGCCGTGGACCGGGACGGGCCGACCGCGCTGCGCTTCCCGCAGGGGCCGGTGGGGGTGGACCTGGACGCGGTGTCGCGGGTGGGCGGGGTGGAGGTGCTGCACAGCGCCTCGCGGCGGGACGCGCTGCTGGTGACCGTGGGGAGCCTGGCGGCGCAGGGCGTGGCGGCGGCGGTCGGGCTGGGCGGGCAGGGCATCGGGGTGACGGTGTGCGATCCGGGGTGGGTGCTGCCGGTGGACCCGTCGCTGATCGCGCTGGCCGCCGAGCACCGGGTGGTGGTGTGCGCGGAGGACGGGGTGCGCGCGGGCGGGGTCGGGGAGGCGGTGGCGGCGGCGCTGCGCGAGGCGGGGCTGAGCCGCCGGGTGCGGGTGCTCGGGCTGCCGCCGGAGTTCCTGGCGCACGGGTCCCGGTCGGACATCCTGCGACTGCACGGCCTGGACGCGGCGGGCATCGCCGAGGGCGTGGAGCGCTTCCTGGACAGGAGTGCGGCATGA
- a CDS encoding terpene synthase family protein: MSGFYCPVEPAINPHVGVTEARAVEWLDRVGLGADPRLREEVVRLNVAEFFARAAPEADDEPMQVAVRWACWAHLFLRERGGDEDFMTAAGEVQRALEVPWHAVAEDRFALALQDIALAMHGCATGQQARRFADAHRAWLFTAAWQASLDSMGLAPSLDDHVMMRLNAASGAPTAALLEIAVGEEVPAHEADSPPVRALSEMAVLVTGWDTDLHTGCGVVEVLAEQGRTTVERATEQARAMRDRVLMRFLDLREQVLIGPVSEALRGYLASLGHAIRGNIDWALGSPRFVGFTEAPAVPGQRGREWADSPTDADPSPLPIAAIAWWWDDM, from the coding sequence ATGAGCGGCTTCTACTGCCCCGTCGAGCCTGCGATCAACCCGCACGTGGGGGTGACCGAGGCGCGGGCCGTCGAGTGGCTGGACCGGGTGGGGCTGGGCGCGGACCCGAGGCTGCGGGAGGAGGTGGTGCGGCTCAACGTCGCCGAGTTCTTCGCCCGCGCCGCCCCGGAGGCCGACGACGAGCCGATGCAGGTGGCGGTGCGGTGGGCGTGCTGGGCGCACCTGTTCCTGCGCGAGCGGGGCGGCGACGAGGACTTCATGACCGCGGCGGGCGAGGTGCAGCGGGCGCTGGAGGTGCCGTGGCACGCGGTCGCCGAGGACCGGTTCGCGCTGGCGCTGCAGGACATCGCGCTGGCCATGCACGGCTGCGCGACCGGCCAGCAGGCGCGGCGGTTCGCGGACGCGCACCGGGCGTGGCTGTTCACGGCGGCGTGGCAGGCGTCGCTGGACTCGATGGGGCTCGCGCCGAGCCTGGACGACCACGTGATGATGCGGCTCAACGCGGCGTCGGGCGCGCCGACGGCGGCGCTGCTGGAGATCGCGGTCGGCGAGGAGGTGCCCGCGCACGAGGCCGACTCGCCGCCGGTGCGGGCGCTGAGCGAGATGGCGGTCCTGGTGACCGGGTGGGACACGGACCTGCACACCGGGTGCGGGGTGGTGGAGGTGCTGGCCGAGCAGGGGCGCACGACGGTGGAGCGGGCGACCGAGCAGGCGCGGGCGATGCGGGACCGGGTGCTGATGCGGTTCCTGGACCTGCGGGAGCAGGTGCTGATCGGGCCGGTGAGCGAGGCGCTGCGCGGGTACCTGGCCAGCCTGGGGCACGCGATCCGGGGCAACATCGACTGGGCGCTGGGCTCGCCGAGGTTCGTGGGGTTCACGGAGGCCCCGGCCGTGCCGGGCCAGCGCGGCCGGGAGTGGGCGGACAGCCCGACGGACGCCGACCCGTCGCCGCTGCCGATCGCGGCGATCGCGTGGTGGTGGGACGACATGTGA
- a CDS encoding squamosa promoter-binding protein 15: MSVVTNVMVSADHGDRESVEDFSEWLETNGATHGGGCGSLAEITVLGDNHWGGPKEPECVVWAGALNHAVTRALLDRFAATPWRGPGVVQLMIMEQDRFYFRLWMFQDGELRQITPEGPPVNDDDLLP; the protein is encoded by the coding sequence ATGAGCGTAGTCACCAACGTGATGGTGTCGGCGGATCACGGGGACCGCGAGTCCGTCGAGGACTTCTCCGAGTGGCTGGAGACCAACGGCGCCACGCACGGGGGCGGCTGCGGGTCGCTGGCCGAGATCACCGTTCTGGGGGACAACCACTGGGGCGGCCCCAAGGAGCCGGAGTGCGTGGTCTGGGCGGGCGCGCTCAACCACGCCGTCACGCGGGCGCTGCTCGACCGCTTCGCCGCCACGCCCTGGCGCGGTCCGGGGGTCGTCCAGCTCATGATCATGGAGCAGGACCGCTTCTACTTCCGGCTGTGGATGTTCCAGGACGGCGAGCTGCGCCAGATCACCCCGGAAGGTCCCCCCGTCAACGACGACGACCTGCTGCCTTGA
- a CDS encoding NAD(P)-dependent oxidoreductase: protein MSKSVAVLGMGLMGAGMARNLLRAGLEVRVWNRDPAKSRPLADDGAVVADSAAEAVAGADVVLTMLFDADATFEVMSAALPSARAGVVWAQCATVGVDGAARLAALAAEHGAVLLDAPVLGTRKPAEDGTLTVLAAGPVSARAAVEPVFAAVGSRVVWAGERADDGQRLKLVANSWVLSVTGATAQAVALARGLGVEPQLFLDSVAGSAVDTPYAHLKGKAMITGDFTPSFGIDGAVKDSALILEALEAGGTDGRLMAALHGLFADAAEGDGSVDMAAVVRAYRT, encoded by the coding sequence GTGTCCAAGTCGGTCGCTGTGCTGGGGATGGGGCTGATGGGGGCGGGCATGGCCCGCAACCTGCTGCGGGCGGGGCTGGAGGTGCGGGTCTGGAACCGGGACCCGGCCAAGTCCCGGCCGCTGGCCGACGACGGGGCGGTGGTCGCGGACAGCGCCGCCGAGGCCGTCGCGGGCGCGGACGTGGTGCTGACGATGCTGTTCGACGCCGACGCCACCTTCGAGGTCATGTCGGCCGCGCTGCCGTCGGCGCGCGCCGGGGTGGTGTGGGCGCAGTGCGCCACGGTCGGCGTCGACGGCGCGGCCCGGTTGGCGGCGCTGGCGGCGGAGCACGGGGCGGTGCTGCTCGACGCGCCGGTGCTCGGCACCCGCAAGCCCGCCGAGGACGGGACGCTCACCGTGCTGGCCGCCGGACCGGTGTCGGCGCGCGCGGCGGTGGAGCCGGTGTTCGCGGCGGTCGGGTCGCGCGTGGTGTGGGCGGGCGAGCGGGCCGACGACGGGCAGCGGCTCAAGCTGGTGGCCAACTCGTGGGTGCTGTCGGTGACCGGGGCGACCGCGCAGGCGGTGGCGCTGGCGCGCGGGCTCGGCGTGGAGCCGCAGCTGTTCCTGGACAGCGTGGCGGGCAGCGCGGTCGACACGCCCTACGCGCACCTCAAGGGCAAGGCGATGATCACGGGCGACTTCACGCCGTCGTTCGGGATCGACGGGGCGGTCAAGGACAGCGCGCTGATCCTGGAGGCGCTGGAGGCCGGGGGCACCGACGGGCGGCTGATGGCGGCGCTGCACGGGTTGTTCGCCGACGCCGCCGAGGGGGACGGGTCGGTGGACATGGCGGCGGTGGTGCGGGCCTACCGCACTTGA
- a CDS encoding RrF2 family transcriptional regulator, whose product MHLSKATDIALRVLMLAAAKDAQLTVDDLATTMNVPRNHVAKVVQRLQKEGLVTTARGRNGGVSVPPEAKAVSAGHVVRRFEGEDEVVDCERGPCPLHRACLLRGALRTAREAFFASLDTVLLRDLIAPPTGPVLLSLTRE is encoded by the coding sequence ATGCACCTCAGCAAGGCCACCGACATCGCCCTGCGCGTGCTGATGCTCGCCGCGGCCAAGGACGCCCAGCTCACCGTGGACGACCTCGCGACGACCATGAACGTGCCGCGCAACCACGTGGCCAAGGTGGTCCAGCGCCTGCAGAAGGAAGGCCTGGTCACCACGGCGCGCGGGCGCAACGGCGGGGTCTCGGTCCCGCCGGAGGCGAAGGCGGTGTCGGCCGGTCACGTGGTGCGCCGGTTCGAGGGCGAGGACGAGGTCGTGGACTGCGAGCGGGGACCCTGCCCGCTGCACCGCGCGTGCCTGCTGCGCGGCGCGCTGCGCACGGCCCGCGAGGCGTTCTTCGCCTCGCTGGACACCGTGCTGCTGCGCGACCTGATCGCCCCGCCCACGGGCCCGGTCCTGCTGTCGCTGACGAGGGAATGA
- a CDS encoding globin domain-containing protein — MLSAQSREIVTATLPVVREHVVAIATRFYSRMLGENPELLNVFNRGNQASGEQRKALAGSVVAYAAHLVGQGQEIPLDAVISRIAHKHVSLGITPEQYTIVGRYLMGAVKEVLGEAVTPEVAAAWDEVYWLFAVKLIAIETRMYHDLRADPARIYAPWVVTGRVEEAEDAVSLLLAPKSGPVPHHLAGQYVTVALEMADGVRQGRQYTVSRAAGHEALRITVRRVRGAGGAPDGEVSTLLTTTTKVGDEVWVTPPVGDIALAEGSGPVVLASAGIGVTPMVAMLDHLAGHSPDRPVAFVHADRSPARHALAQEAQRLGGRLESFTSTLFYEQDAPEGARAGLVDPEAVPAHPDADFYLCGPLPFMRDVRTSLLRRGVDTARIRFEVFGSDLWTSGADRLPVPEQAAS, encoded by the coding sequence ATGTTGTCCGCACAGTCGCGGGAGATCGTCACGGCCACCCTGCCGGTGGTCCGGGAGCACGTGGTCGCGATCGCGACCCGCTTCTACAGCCGGATGCTCGGGGAGAACCCCGAGCTGCTGAACGTGTTCAACCGGGGGAACCAGGCCAGCGGCGAGCAGCGGAAAGCGCTTGCCGGATCGGTGGTGGCGTACGCCGCGCACCTGGTCGGCCAGGGCCAGGAGATCCCGCTCGACGCGGTGATCAGCCGCATCGCGCACAAGCACGTGTCGCTGGGCATCACGCCCGAGCAGTACACGATCGTCGGCCGCTACCTGATGGGCGCGGTGAAGGAGGTGCTGGGCGAGGCGGTCACGCCGGAGGTCGCGGCGGCCTGGGACGAGGTGTACTGGCTGTTCGCGGTCAAGCTGATCGCGATCGAGACCCGCATGTACCACGACCTGCGCGCGGACCCGGCGCGGATCTACGCGCCGTGGGTGGTCACCGGGCGGGTCGAGGAGGCCGAGGACGCGGTGTCGCTGCTGCTGGCCCCGAAGTCCGGGCCGGTGCCGCACCACCTGGCGGGCCAGTACGTCACGGTCGCGCTGGAGATGGCCGACGGCGTGCGGCAGGGCAGGCAGTACACCGTGTCGCGGGCGGCGGGGCACGAGGCGCTGCGGATCACCGTCCGCCGGGTGCGCGGCGCGGGCGGCGCCCCGGACGGCGAGGTGTCCACGCTGCTGACCACCACGACGAAGGTCGGCGACGAGGTCTGGGTGACCCCGCCGGTCGGCGACATCGCGCTCGCCGAGGGCTCGGGGCCGGTCGTGCTGGCCAGCGCGGGCATCGGCGTCACGCCCATGGTGGCGATGCTGGACCACCTGGCCGGGCACTCCCCGGACCGCCCGGTCGCGTTCGTGCACGCCGACCGCTCCCCCGCCAGGCACGCGCTGGCCCAGGAGGCGCAGCGGCTCGGCGGCAGGCTGGAGTCGTTCACCAGCACGCTGTTCTACGAGCAGGACGCCCCGGAGGGCGCGCGCGCCGGGCTGGTCGACCCGGAGGCGGTGCCCGCCCACCCGGACGCGGACTTCTACCTGTGCGGCCCGCTGCCGTTCATGCGGGACGTGCGCACCTCGCTGCTGCGGCGCGGGGTCGACACCGCGCGCATCCGCTTCGAGGTGTTCGGCTCGGACCTGTGGACCAGCGGCGCCGACCGGCTGCCCGTTCCCGAGCAGGCCGCGAGCTAG
- a CDS encoding ArsR/SmtB family transcription factor, with translation MRSLRIHFTMLDLARTRVAGESDPLWEVVLSGFRLNYRYRDNEHLFGAWKRTVLTDPDRAAPARAGARLLSVLAPKGPYFPDFLTPTGTGGGFEAGLEAIRETPRRRLRAEMTKLAQESPVPARFLPVAEGRPEALGSLAAVLRCYRDAVITPHDGAVRSVVSADAARRTRVLAERGVEGLFETLPWARWRPPVLEVEYGVDRDLHLNGRGLVLVPSFFCDRQPITLADPDLPPTLIHPVDKTAGWERLVAETRGGLAALMGPTRAAVLLEIAGGDGLTTTQVARRLSTSAAAVSRHAAVLRSAGLVDTRRDGQHVLHTPTLLGLGLLETPVVR, from the coding sequence GTGCGGTCGCTGCGCATCCACTTCACGATGCTCGACCTGGCGAGGACGAGGGTCGCGGGGGAGAGCGACCCGCTGTGGGAGGTCGTGCTCAGCGGCTTCCGGCTGAACTACCGCTACCGCGACAACGAGCACCTCTTCGGCGCCTGGAAGCGGACCGTCCTCACCGACCCGGACCGCGCCGCGCCCGCCCGCGCGGGCGCGCGGCTGCTGTCCGTGCTCGCCCCCAAGGGCCCGTACTTCCCGGACTTCCTCACCCCCACCGGCACCGGCGGCGGGTTCGAGGCCGGGCTGGAGGCGATCCGCGAGACCCCGCGCCGCCGGTTGCGCGCCGAGATGACCAAGCTCGCGCAGGAGTCCCCCGTCCCCGCGCGGTTCCTGCCGGTGGCCGAGGGCAGGCCCGAGGCGCTCGGCTCGCTGGCCGCCGTGCTCCGGTGCTACCGGGACGCCGTGATCACCCCGCACGACGGCGCGGTGCGCTCCGTGGTCTCCGCCGACGCCGCCCGCCGCACCAGGGTGCTGGCCGAGCGCGGCGTCGAGGGGCTGTTCGAGACCCTGCCGTGGGCGCGCTGGCGCCCGCCGGTGCTGGAGGTCGAGTACGGCGTGGACCGCGACCTGCACCTCAACGGCCGGGGACTGGTGCTGGTGCCGTCGTTCTTCTGCGACCGCCAGCCCATCACGCTGGCCGACCCCGACCTGCCGCCCACGCTCATCCACCCGGTCGACAAGACCGCGGGCTGGGAGCGGCTGGTGGCCGAGACGCGCGGCGGGCTGGCCGCGCTGATGGGGCCGACGAGGGCCGCGGTGCTGCTGGAGATCGCCGGGGGCGACGGGCTGACCACCACGCAGGTCGCCCGGCGGCTGTCCACCTCGGCCGCCGCGGTCAGCAGGCACGCGGCGGTGCTGCGCTCGGCCGGGCTGGTCGACACCCGCAGGGACGGCCAGCACGTGCTGCACACCCCGACCCTGCTCGGGCTGGGGCTGCTGGAGACGCCGGTGGTGCGCTGA
- a CDS encoding roadblock/LC7 domain-containing protein, producing MTRPGGNRMQIHLSDPAVLAELLGRVRREIEGIESAIATSRDGIVLALDTEADTPEADQMAAHAAAMAAAAAGIGFRFIEVSKLGRLQGVLLEGERGCIAVLPLSGTLLLLLMGSPGVALGRFTVAAKRAMNIILSPEAY from the coding sequence ATGACGCGGCCCGGCGGCAACCGGATGCAGATCCACCTGAGCGACCCCGCGGTTCTCGCGGAGCTGCTCGGGCGGGTCCGCCGGGAGATCGAAGGCATCGAGAGCGCCATCGCCACCAGCCGCGACGGCATCGTCCTGGCGCTCGACACGGAGGCGGACACCCCCGAGGCGGACCAGATGGCCGCCCACGCCGCGGCCATGGCCGCGGCGGCGGCGGGAATCGGGTTCCGGTTCATCGAGGTGTCCAAGCTCGGCCGCCTCCAGGGCGTGCTGCTGGAGGGGGAGCGGGGCTGCATCGCGGTCCTGCCCCTCAGCGGGACGCTCCTGCTGCTCCTGATGGGGTCGCCGGGGGTGGCCCTCGGCCGCTTCACGGTCGCGGCCAAGCGGGCGATGAACATCATCCTGTCGCCCGAGGCCTACTGA
- the crtI gene encoding phytoene desaturase family protein has product MVAVVRGRTDRVVVVGAGLAGLSAALHLRGAGHEVTVVERLAHPGGLAGRLDVSGYRIDPGPTVLTMPELIDEALGAVGRKLDELVELLPLHPAYRARFADGTSLDVHTEAEAMHRSITDFAGPAEADGYLRLRDWLGKLYEVERERFIGANFDSPLDLVGPDLVRLAALGGFSSLERGVGKHLGDERLRRAFTFQALYAGVAPRHALGAYGVIAYMDTIAGVSFPRGGMRAVPQAMADAAEGAGVRFHYGTAALRLERAGGRVTAVVTEDGRVPCDAVVLAAGPALSAELLADAPRRPVPTRWSPSAVVAHLAADAVTEDLAHHTISFGQAWNGTFDEIVRDGKLMSDPSLLLTTPTLTDPGLAPEGKHLHYLLAPCPNLDRAPLRWDVLGPRYAEELVEEVVKRKLVGSASDVRLLSLSTPDDWARDGQPAGTPFSAAHTFLQTGPFRQRNLPRRSGNVVLAGSGTTPGVGIPPVVISGRLAAARLRAPQ; this is encoded by the coding sequence ATGGTCGCCGTGGTCAGGGGTCGCACCGATCGGGTCGTCGTGGTGGGCGCGGGACTCGCGGGGTTGTCCGCGGCGCTGCACCTGCGGGGCGCCGGGCACGAGGTGACCGTGGTGGAGCGCCTGGCGCACCCCGGTGGTCTGGCGGGCAGGCTGGACGTGTCGGGCTACCGGATCGACCCCGGCCCGACCGTGCTGACCATGCCCGAGCTGATCGACGAGGCGCTCGGCGCGGTCGGCCGCAAGCTCGACGAGCTGGTGGAGCTGCTGCCGCTGCACCCGGCGTACCGGGCGCGCTTCGCCGACGGCACCAGCCTGGACGTGCACACCGAGGCCGAGGCCATGCACCGGTCGATCACCGACTTCGCCGGTCCCGCCGAGGCCGACGGCTACCTGCGGCTGCGGGACTGGCTGGGCAAGCTCTACGAGGTGGAGCGCGAGCGGTTCATCGGGGCGAACTTCGACTCCCCGCTCGACCTGGTCGGCCCGGACCTGGTGCGGCTGGCCGCGCTCGGCGGCTTCTCCTCGCTGGAGCGCGGCGTCGGCAAGCACCTGGGCGACGAGCGGCTGCGCAGGGCGTTCACCTTCCAGGCGCTGTACGCGGGCGTCGCGCCCCGGCACGCGCTCGGCGCGTACGGCGTCATCGCCTACATGGACACCATCGCGGGTGTGTCGTTCCCGCGCGGCGGGATGCGCGCGGTGCCGCAGGCCATGGCGGACGCCGCCGAGGGCGCGGGCGTGCGGTTCCACTACGGCACGGCCGCGCTGCGCCTGGAGCGCGCGGGCGGGCGGGTGACCGCCGTGGTCACCGAGGACGGTCGGGTGCCGTGCGACGCGGTCGTGCTGGCGGCCGGGCCCGCGCTCAGCGCCGAGCTGCTGGCGGACGCGCCGCGCCGCCCGGTGCCCACGCGCTGGTCGCCGTCGGCGGTGGTCGCGCACCTGGCGGCCGACGCGGTCACCGAGGACCTGGCGCACCACACCATCTCGTTCGGGCAGGCCTGGAACGGCACGTTCGACGAGATCGTGCGCGACGGCAAGCTCATGTCCGACCCGTCGCTGCTGCTCACCACGCCCACCCTCACCGATCCGGGCCTCGCGCCGGAGGGCAAGCACCTGCACTACCTGCTGGCGCCCTGCCCGAACCTGGACCGCGCGCCGCTGCGCTGGGACGTGCTCGGCCCCCGGTACGCGGAGGAGCTGGTGGAGGAGGTCGTCAAGCGCAAGCTCGTCGGGTCCGCCTCGGACGTCCGGCTGCTGTCGCTGAGCACCCCGGACGACTGGGCGCGCGACGGCCAGCCCGCCGGGACGCCGTTCTCGGCGGCGCACACGTTCCTGCAGACCGGGCCGTTCCGGCAGCGCAACCTGCCGCGCCGCAGCGGCAACGTGGTGCTCGCCGGAAGTGGGACCACCCCTGGTGTCGGAATTCCGCCAGTGGTGATTTCCGGTCGGCTGGCTGCGGCCCGTCTGCGGGCCCCGCAGTAA
- a CDS encoding polyprenyl synthetase family protein produces MTLAHRTRPEGVSAEAVVPRLDAALEEFFAARPDAGLAPELVGEISELSVLGKRVRPIFAWCGWLAAGGAETGPESDAVVRALVALELLQVCALVHDDVMDRSTTRRGRAAAHVAFAARHRRLRWSGDPKHYGDCAAVLVGDLALAWSDDAIVTAGLEPAALSRAWVAWQAMRVEMMAGQHLDLLAGARREESLEQALRVAALKTAAYTVERPLHLGAAMAGAEPELIEALRSFGRDIGVAFQLRDDLLGVFGDPGVTGKPVGDDLREGKRTPLMSIALGLARSAGDDAAAELLRDCLERRPVNYRAVEAVLVETGAVATVESKITALAASAVRALDDAPVRPEARSALLRMAGRATDRRS; encoded by the coding sequence ATGACCCTTGCCCATCGCACCCGACCGGAGGGTGTCTCCGCCGAGGCGGTCGTCCCGCGCCTGGACGCCGCGCTGGAGGAGTTCTTCGCGGCGCGCCCCGACGCCGGTCTCGCCCCCGAGCTGGTCGGGGAGATCAGCGAGCTGTCCGTCCTCGGCAAACGGGTCCGGCCGATCTTCGCCTGGTGCGGCTGGCTCGCGGCGGGCGGCGCGGAGACCGGCCCCGAGTCGGACGCCGTGGTGCGCGCGCTGGTCGCGCTGGAGCTGCTCCAGGTGTGCGCGCTGGTGCACGACGACGTGATGGACCGCTCCACCACCCGCCGGGGCCGGGCCGCCGCGCACGTGGCGTTCGCCGCGCGGCACCGCAGGCTGCGCTGGTCCGGCGACCCGAAGCACTACGGCGACTGCGCCGCGGTGCTGGTCGGGGACCTGGCGCTGGCCTGGTCGGACGACGCGATCGTCACCGCGGGCCTCGAACCCGCCGCGCTGTCGCGGGCGTGGGTGGCCTGGCAGGCGATGCGGGTGGAGATGATGGCCGGGCAGCACCTCGACCTGCTGGCGGGCGCCCGCCGCGAGGAGTCGCTGGAGCAGGCGCTGCGGGTCGCGGCGCTCAAGACCGCCGCCTACACCGTCGAGCGCCCGCTGCACCTGGGCGCGGCCATGGCGGGCGCGGAGCCGGAGCTCATCGAGGCGCTGCGCTCGTTCGGGCGGGACATCGGCGTGGCGTTCCAGCTGCGCGACGACCTGCTCGGCGTGTTCGGCGACCCCGGCGTGACCGGCAAGCCGGTGGGCGACGACCTGCGCGAGGGCAAGCGCACCCCGCTGATGTCGATCGCGCTCGGCCTGGCCCGCAGCGCCGGGGACGACGCGGCGGCGGAGCTGCTGCGCGACTGCCTGGAGCGGCGGCCGGTGAACTACCGGGCGGTGGAGGCGGTGCTGGTGGAGACCGGCGCGGTGGCCACCGTCGAGAGCAAGATCACCGCGCTGGCGGCGAGCGCGGTGCGGGCCCTGGACGACGCGCCGGTGCGCCCCGAGGCCAGGTCGGCGCTGCTGCGCATGGCGGGCCGGGCCACCGACCGGCGCAGCTAG